The following are from one region of the Biomphalaria glabrata chromosome 12, xgBioGlab47.1, whole genome shotgun sequence genome:
- the LOC106063032 gene encoding uncharacterized protein LOC106063032 yields the protein MISLCDRVYGAVCFSLWASLLLDLALLTKGQFYLLEDTQRNYSDAVMKCKSLGYDGLAVVDTKQSLDTVLKQLRYPAKEQYWIGMHYSVKKKYHIWDTGVDVTWAAWNTGEPDNMPTDKCVRIRTTLNFGTWTCSALFMAVCGRYSSVYNEMLLETRQHITFSDPLWSGWARSLLDCAARCTTDLRCQYSLYGSADLTCVTLSKNYNGSRVGSQQMLNGVMVAKDDVNLS from the exons ATGATATCTCTATGTGATAGAGTGTACGGAGCAGTGTGCTTCTCGCTGTGGGCTTCACTATTGCTAGATCTGGCATTGCTAACAAAGGGGCAATTCTATCTCCTTGAGGACACTCAAAGGAACTATTCCGACGCGGTGATGAAATGCAAGAGCCTCGGCTACGATGGTCTGGCTGTGGTAGACACTAAGCAATCGCTGGACACAGTCTTAAAACAATTGAGATATCCAGC CAAGGAACAGTACTGGATCGGCATGCATTACTCTGTCAAGAAAAAATATCATATCTGGGACACAG GTGTCGACGTCACGTGGGCAGCATGGAACACCGGGGAACCAGACAACATGCCCACAGACAAGTGTGTCCGAATTAGAACAACCCTGAATTTCGGCACGTGGACCTGTTCCGCCCTTTTTATGGCAGTCTGTGGACGTT ATTCCAGTGTCTACAACGAGATGCTACTTGAAACCCGGCAACACATCACTTTCTCTGACCCTCTGTGGTCAGGCTGGGCTCGTTCACTGCTGGACTGTGCCGCCAGGTGCACCACTGACCTTCGGTGCCAGTACAGCCTTTACGGCAGTGCTGATCTGACTTGTGTAACACTGTCTAAAAACTACAACGGGTCCAGAGTTGGCTCCCAGCAGATGCTTAACGGTGTCATGGTCGCAAAAGACGATGTGAATTTGTCCTGA